In Crassostrea angulata isolate pt1a10 chromosome 6, ASM2561291v2, whole genome shotgun sequence, a genomic segment contains:
- the LOC128187944 gene encoding probable tubulin polyglutamylase TTLL9 isoform X5 has product MSKGTKVPGYMQGKGSRNPRGIIGDREIRYKCSLQNTVLDVLRGRPGWQEVPGQNNIPQNVQANPKQQGQQSTGQQPSNTGKSGFQSIPPITRNSDGDWDFYWCDREWLAQNYDTMFLYEHQKILHFRNHYELTRKNLMVKNLKRLKKQTERELGKAEGQSFEFFPTTYELPSEYHIFVEEFKKNPGIIWIMKPAARAQGRGIFLFRRLKDITDWKKGEYQPLSDPNREVPETYVVQRYIENPYLIGGRKFDVRVYVLVVSYNPLKVWLYRSGFARFSNTRFSLDSIEDTYVHLTNVAIQKNAPDYDPDKGCKWSTQQLRKYLCAKHGVEAVKNAFKGIDNIIIKSLQSVQKIIINDKHCFEMYGYDVLFDSDLKPWLIEINASPSLTASGKEDYDLKFGLLNDVLNVLDLENRLTGKEKRIGGWDLLWEDGPILADDGNMECTPNGTTASIPNSFLGCHNDRKRQLRELFTAAQSIKKS; this is encoded by the exons ATGTCAAAAGGAACAAag GTCCCAGGCTATATGCAAGGGAAAGGAAGTAGAAATCCACGAGGCATTATTGG TGACAGAGAAATCCGTTACAAATGTTCCCTACAGAACACAGTTCTAGATGTGCTGCGTGGAAGACCAGGTTGGCAGGAAGTGCCAGG TCAAAATAATATCCCACAAAATGTTCAGGCTAACCCAAAACAGCAGGG TCAGCAATCCACCGGTCAGCAACCCTCTAACACTGGCAAGTCAGG TTTTCAAAGTATTCCTCCTATAACCAGGAACAG TGACGGTGACTGGGACTTTTACTGGTGTGACAGGGAGTGGCTCGCTCAGAACTACGACACAATGTTCCTGTATGAACACCAGAAAATTCTACACTTCCGGAACCACTACGAG CTGACCAGGAAGAACTTGATGGTCAAGAACCTGAAGCGTCTGAAGAAACAGACAGAGCGAGAGCTGGGCAAGGCCGAGGGTCAGAG CTTTGAATTCTTCCCAACAACATATGAACTTCCC tcTGAATACCACATATTTGTGGAGGAGTTTAAGAAGAACCCAGGAATTATCTGGATCATGAAACCAGCCGCCAGGGCGCAAGGACGGGGGATATTTTTGTTCCGGAGACTGAAAGACATTACAGACTGGAAAAAG GGAGAGTACCAGCCTCTAAGCGATCCAAACCGAGAGGTTCCGGAAACTTACGTAGTGCAGCGGTACATAGAGAATCCGTATCTTATCGGCGGCCGCAAGTTCGATGTTCGAGTCTACGTTTTAGTAGTATCC TACAATCCTCTCAAAGTGTGGCTATACAGAAGCGGCTTCGCTAGATTCTCCAATACCCGGTTCTCTCTCGATTCCATAGAAGATACAT ATGTTCATTTGACAAACGTTGCAATCCAGAAGAATGCACCGGACTATGACCCTGATAAAGGCTGCAAATGGTCCACACAACAGCTCAGGAAATACCTTTGTGCCAAACACGGAGTAGAGGCT GTCAAAAACGCATTCAAAGGAATAGACAACATCATCATCAAATCACTGCAGAGTGTTCAGAAAATCATCATTAACGATAAACATTGCTTCGAGATGTATGGATACGACGTGCTGTTCGATTCTGATCTCAAACC GTGGTTGATAGAAATCAATGCGTCTCCCTCACTGACTGCCAGTGGAAAGGAGGACTATGACCTCAAGTTTGGTCTCCTCAATGACGTGTTAAATGTCCTTGACCTGGAGAACCGCCTGACCGGTAAAGAGAAGCGGATTGGGGGCTGGGACTTACTCTGGGAGGACGGTCCTATCTTAGCTGACGACGGGAACATGGAGTGTACCCCCAACGGGACTACAGCGTCCATCCCCAACTCATTTCTAG GCTGCCATAACGACAGGAAGCGACAGTTACGTGAACTGTTTACGGCCGCTCAGTCCATAAAGAAGTCATGA